A region of the Aphelocoma coerulescens isolate FSJ_1873_10779 chromosome 1, UR_Acoe_1.0, whole genome shotgun sequence genome:
TGGAGAGCTGAAAGGTACCAACACTTGAAATAACATGCTGGGAAGAAGGTCTCTGTGTGGTTCCTTAGGTTACATAAGCAATACATGCGCATGAGCCTTCTGCCCCAAAATTCAAGGCTGCTGTGAAGCTCTCCTAGCAGAGCTGGCTGAAGGATTGCTAAGGACACAAGACATGCTAACACAGATGCTGTGAATTATTTTGTTAACAGATCCCAGAAAATTCACTATTGAGAGGCTGTGAGTAGCCCTTGATCAACACTGTGGCTGTACACACCAATATTTTTTATCTGgggaagagcagtgttcacctACCTGTGTAATTTCCCATCACTGTTTACCCCTAGAAATCCAGCAGAATTAGCTCATCAAGGTAACATCCTTGCTGaactaaaaaaaattgcatattAGTCAGGTCTTCTCCAAGTGCAACTTTATTTTAAGCTTCTTGGTTGGAGAAGAGGTCATTGGGTAGACAGCAGCAACTGAACCATGCTCACTGATGACAACTGTCAGCTCAGCTGGCATCATGGAGTATCCCTGATGGATTTACTCTGGACAAGAAGAGGAGTAAAAGCCGGGCTGTTCCTCATGAAAAGCTGTAGTTACCCCTGGCAATCAGATGACTGAAATTATATGGCTGAGGGTGGGTGCAGTCTGCAGTGCATTTGTTTCTTTGGAAAGATAAAATATTCTGAAGAACAGTCATGTTTGGCTTTCCCCACCCAGAGAGCAGTGAGTTTCCATTCAACCACTTTCCTCGATCTATGCATATGTAGCAGCACAGGCCAGGGCGTATTTTAGGCTTATTGCCATCTCATCAGTGGGCAGAAAATATTTCACCTGATATCCTCTTTCAGTCAGATCCAAGCAGGAATGTTTTTCTCCATCAGTCCCCTGAGCTAGAAGGGGCCCTGGAGGAAAGTGTGCAGGGAGCAAAGGAGAGCTAGGCTTTGACTGCCATACCTTTCACATAGGTCAGcatctttatttctccagcttttccatagCAAAGACAGTTCTTCTGTCTCCTCCTGCGCTCCATCAGCACACGAAGCTTTTTTCCCAGCCCTAGTTCTCTGGTTTGAAGGtgctctctcttctttcttctctgcctgGAAACCCCAGTCCTCTCTAGGCTGTGTCTGTGGAAAGTACAGACTTCCTGTTGTAACACAGGAGAGGCGACTTTTCATGTGCATTGTCACTCATAATTCAAGCAAGGGTTTGAATTGTGTTTTTCATGGTGAGTTAACTCCTTCAGGAGTCCtctgattagtaacagttcacAGCTCTGAACGTGCTGGGTCCCTGGGCCTACTGTCTACCTTGGTTAAACTTGAGTGCTTTTTTATGCAGTATATGGTTGCTGCGTGAAGGCCAAAAAGGCTTTTCCAAATACTGTTTGACTACTGTTTGACTGTGTTTTGCTGCTATGGCTTTTGTTtcagggaattctgggattttatgCCTGTTTTTATGTAAGTGCATCTGCATCTCTAGTGCTGCCTCTTCTTTTCAGTGTCTGTGATGGATGTTGCCATAGCCTTTTGTAGGGTTTCCCACCAGAGAACCACAGGTTTCCCAAACCAGCAAAGGCGGCAGGGAAATTCCTGGCAGCACATGTTAGAACTGAGAATGAAAGTTCTCAGTGCAGGTCATGGGAGATAACTAATCATAATTTAAGTGTTTCTGTCCAAGGAGGGGCTTGTTCTGAGagctctgtttttctctctttgaatTTCATGTAGCAAGGAGCGTGCAGCGGGTGCTGGTTCAGGGGCAGCAGCTGGCCTTGCAGGTGGACACCATCGGGAAGCATGGACTACAAAAGGACCATCATATGAGGACTTGTATACCCAGAATGTTGTCATCAGCATGGAGGACCAGGAGGATCTTAACCGGTCTGCAAGTGAAGGAAAGCCAGCCAGAGAGAGACCCATTTGGCTGCGTGAGAGCACGGTGCAGGGGGCTTATGACCCTGATGAAATCAAAGATGGTAAGAAATTCACAGAGCAGAAGTCCTGCAAGGCCTTTACAGTGCTGTCAAAAACATGTTCTCCTGTGTGTgtacagctgctgcttccaacACTGGAGCTTGTCTGCTCCACTCTGCTGCACAAAGCACCTGTGTGTAGGCAGATGTAAAAATTCCTTAGATCCAGGATTGAAATCTAGGTCAGTAAAGCTGAGCTGTCCATGAAATTTTGTGGGGGCTTCTAAAATGTTAATTAACTGTTATATCTTCCACCTTGAGAGCTTATTGCTCCTGGATGAAGGTTTTTCAGTTTCATCTAGAAAGTTGTCTCCCTAATAGGTCACTgctgaaaaataacattttctaaTGTTCAGTGACTGAAGTCTACTAAATCTACCAGCAGTGTTTACCTGCTCCCAGCCTTCTTGCCAATTGTTTCTCAAAACTTGTTATATATGAAGAATACTCAGAAATAGAGCTGGAAATACAGTAGGAAGGTCTGTCACCATGGCAGGTGAGTCTTTATtcccttctgtttgtttttcattatctctacttttattttcattcatcTTGGGGTCAGGTTGTCCACAGACTGTGGTCAAGATCTTATAACCATTAGTAGAAACATTCTGCTTTGGTATGTGTGCTGTTTAAGCTTCCATGTCAAAATTGGAAATGGAGACCTTTTATGATTTTTGCAAGAGTGAGTCAATAGATAGAATCTTTAGAGTCATTTGAGGATTATGGACTGAAATTGTTGATGCCCTAGGAAGAAAAGATGGCAAAAGGGAGCCATGTGTGTGAGCATATGACCCTGGAACTTGTGCCGTGTTCAGAAGAGGAATGGACTATTTAGGTatagcagaagcaaagaaaatggaTGTGATGTAATGGTCAGAAGATACCTAAAGAATTGTTCACATGTAATGCCTTTCAAGTGTGTTATGGATcctaaaacatttttcaaatagATTAAGCTAAGTGAGATGGTTGAATAACCTGCTCCTGCAGTCTGTAGCAGATGTTGTTACTCACCAGCCATGGTGAGTTCTCACCCCATTTTTCTGCTAGACATGTGTACACAGCATGATGTTTCTCAAGATGTCACTGAGGGACATGGAGGTGGAGTATGTCTCCTTACAGGATGATGGCATCACTGCTTAACCTCCTCAGCTACTGGAGATCATAGAGGGAGCTTGTGGAAATAGCCCGAAATTGCTGCTGCAACACATAAACAGGAAGGACAGGAACTTGGGGCCATTGACAGAAAAGATTCACTGCTTGGATCTGGCAGCAACAGTTCTTGCAAGCAAGAGACAGCCTCACTCCTGAGCCACAAAGTCAGTGTTTGTGGAGCTACCTCTGGCTGTTGTGGTTTCACAACTCTCAGTGTGATGAGCTATGATATTATTTCACAGAGGTGCTCTCTCCCACAGACTCTTATGCTCCACAGTCACAAGCAGTGAGCTGAGCACACGACTGCCAACATGATGcctttattctttctttctttcaagaaTTTGGCAGATTATTAATATTAGTAGTTGTAGCCATCACCCATCACTACGACTTCATTTACAATGAAAACAGAAGTCCGGTGAAATTAGGTGTGGTTCTTTTGGCCTTTATTTTACCACAGGAAAGGAGTGACCACAAACTGCCCTGGGTTTCAGTGCTAAATGCAGAATTTACTTCCTTCACAGTCGTTTTACATCTCAAGTTTTCAAACGTAACCAGCACATTTCTGACTGGGGGGGGAAAGACTTGGGAGCCGCCTGCCTGAATGTGGTGACAAAACCATGACAGTCCATGTCTTGGAGGAATGGGCAAGTGGCTGcctgtgtgaaggcagaatgcCAACACCTCAGCTCCAGCAATTGTTCATAGGCAGCATCTTTTGGTGTAAGACAGAAAGTTTGCCACTGGGAGCCTGTCCTGCTTTTTAGGCCTCGTTTTTTTGTAAGGTTCTCCGTATTTCGTGTcttgttctgggttttttttgtttggttttttttccatactgTCTGTAGTTCTTTTGGTGCTAGGTGGACTCACAGCCCTCTCATCAAATGTAGGATTAGGAGAGGTTTCCTGTGGAATTCTACTTTTTGAGCAGAATTTTACCTTTTGAAGCCATGAACTCAGACATCCTGCCTACCAGAGCCATATGGAACCCTCCCAGCTATTATACAGCCAAGTTTACTGAAAGAGGAGCACAGGCCAGGTGTGTCAGCTGGGACACTGCAGTCCCCTTCAAATAAGAGGTGCAGGTAGGGAGCCACAGGGACTGTCTGGGCTGTGTTTCATCTTGGAGAGCAGGCAGTGGTttagtgctgtgctgcacagctTGGTTGCAGGCTGTCAGCTGCATCTGCTCCATGCCACCACCATCTTCCTGTAACGAGCTTTTCCCCTTCCCGCCTGGTAGGTGCACCTCTGAGCTTACCAGGCATGGCTGCTCTAAATGTTGTTTTATAACACATGGTTTCCACATATTCCTTGTCTGCCTGGATCCATTTCTTTGTGTTAATCCTTAcaggcagggagctcagcaggATAGGGCCTAGGCTTGGGTCTGTATTTTAAGgactgctttgctttcttctccACTGTAATGCCTGAGTTGGACAACTCCCTGGGGAAGTCTTTTCCAGGTGCCTGCCCATCGTGCATTTGTTGTCTTCACTTGTAGTGTGCTCCTGGTCAAGGCTTCCAGCTGGGAGCCACAGTGACTCTAGGCATCCCTTGCTCCTAGGAAATGTCAGTACTTGCTCTGCCATGATAAGAAGTAACTGTTTTAAGGGTGAGGAGGAGTTGGCATAGAGAAAGGGTGTGACTTGGCCAACTGAGCTCAGTGGCAGTAATTAATAAAGGTTAAGAAAACTTTCAGGGCCGTCACACACATCTCTTTGAGGAAATGCTCATTCCCTCGTGTCCCTTTGCAGGGAGCCGGGATCTGGATGTGTTCCAGGAGCGTGAGGAGGGCCGGGCAGCCCTGGATGACAATGAGGAGGTGATGCGTGCCCTGCTCATCCACGAGAAGAAGACACCTTCCGCTTCCACCGTCACGGTCGGCGGTGCCGCTCCTCTCTCTGGTGGCAATGCGAGTGACTCCGAGAGTGAGACGAGCGAGTCGGAGGAGGagtcccctccccgccccgccgccacGGCCACCACGACGTATGggctggaggaagaggaggaggatgaagagttCGAGGTGGTGGCAGAAGACCCCACTGTCACAGTGGCTGGGCATCCACATTCTTACAGCCAAGTGAGCCAGCGCCCTGAGCTGGTGGCCCAGATGACACCGGAGGAAAAAGAGGTTTACATAGCCATGGGGCAACGCATGTTTGAGGACATGTTTGATTAACTGGTCCCTGCTAtggcattttttaaaaggtgaCTTTTCAAGGCAGTAACTCCCTAGCAGAACAGAAGACTGAAGCGCATCTTCCCTCCCCTGTGCACAGGCAGGGTCACTGTGGCTCAGCACTGCTAATCTCAGGCACCCTGCTCACCAGAACAGGGGCGCAGCAGAGCTGCATGAGCCAAAACACATAGGGGAGGACAAGTCTCAGAACTGAGGATGCTTGCAAGGTAAAAATCTGCTTCAGGGTGCCCTACATGGGCACTGCTTTAACCTTCTCCAAGGCCCTAGCAGCTCCTTCCCCTGATGGCTTTAAGTTGATTTTTGTTGCAGATCCCAGTGAAGTTCTCATCCCTGCCCTCAGAGGACATAAGGGCTCCATACTCTGAGCAGAGTGCTCTGCAGAGGAGGGTGTACATAACATACAGCTGCCTGTGCTCAgcgaggggagaggagagggaagcacTTGTCTGCTGATGGCAAGCTTGAACAGGGCTTGTACCTGacctctgccagcagccactggcCACCAGAGTGGCTCTTTCTAAGCAGGCCTGTGGGCAGCAACCTTCTCTTGCTCCCGTTCGCTCCCTGCTGGGACTCAGCACCTCAAGGTCAGGTGTAACTTGAAACAGGCAGAGTGGAAGCCTTGGACAGCACACAGAGTCAATCACTTTTTGTCAGTGTAACAAATGCCCTCCATGGATCTGAGTTGCCAGTGCTCTGACTTGCCAGGAGATACCTTCATTTTCCGATATTGCTGCCTGTTGCTTCTGCCTAGCCCTGTCCAAACTCCAGTGTTGCAGACAGTTCATagtgggcagagctgctgtcaggcagtgccagagAAGTAGCATAACTAAGTTTTATTTGCAATCTCACCAGGGCTGTATGATTTTAAGAGGAATTACACAATTTTGAATTCTGCTTGGCACACTCTTTTACCacagaaagacatttttcagTGCCTATAGAGCAATataatgtttttaatgtttttctctttcaattgaaaatgttgcttttttaaaattattgtgtTTTCCTACATAGTACTACAATAAAACCAAATTATCAAAGAGTTCTGTGTTCCAGAGAGTAGGGGCAGCATTATGTGCTGTTCCACTTACATGGGCGGTACAAATTTGCCGTTCACTGAGACTGTAAATCTGTTTTATACTAACTATGCTTTCTACATTCTGCTAACCTTGTAATGCCTCCTTTGTGGTTTGATTTTCAGCTTCTCGATATTTTGAATccccttcttttttaaatagtgttttaaattttcttttaagtcaTTTTAAAGAGgaataaataaacagaaactTCTCCTCTTTGTCATCTTTCAGTTTGTCTTGTGCCTAGTTGGGAATGTTGTTTGCTTATCATTTTGATTTATTggattcaagaaaaaaaaccaatttgAGCTCTCCTTTGAGAGGACCATTTGAAATCCCACTGCACGTTGTTTCTCCTTACCAGAGCTTCATTGAATGCCTCCTGGAATCTCCTGCACTTCCAGCACGGATGTTTCATTACACCAGTGCTATGGGAGGCTGGTTTTGATCAGCACTTCcattccttttctccttcctcaaGGGAGGCATAGGCTGATGGTAGAGGACTCGCAGACATTGTACTGCTGGTTAAAACGGTGTTCTTGTGTAGACAGGTTTCCAAGAT
Encoded here:
- the GTF2E1 gene encoding general transcription factor IIE subunit 1, coding for MTDPDVLTEVPAALKRLAKYVVRGFYGIEHALALDILIRNPCVKEEDMLELLKFDRKQLRAVLNTLKGDKFIKCRMRVETAPDGKTTRHNYYFINYRLLVNVVKYKLDHMRRRIETDERDSTNRASFKCPICFSTFTDLEANQLFDPRTGTFRCTFCETEVEEDESAMPKKDARTLVARFNEQIEPIYALLRETEDVNLAYEILEPEPTEIPALKQSKERAAGAGSGAAAGLAGGHHREAWTTKGPSYEDLYTQNVVISMEDQEDLNRSASEGKPARERPIWLRESTVQGAYDPDEIKDGSRDLDVFQEREEGRAALDDNEEVMRALLIHEKKTPSASTVTVGGAAPLSGGNASDSESETSESEEESPPRPAATATTTYGLEEEEEDEEFEVVAEDPTVTVAGHPHSYSQVSQRPELVAQMTPEEKEVYIAMGQRMFEDMFD